A genomic region of Oncorhynchus mykiss isolate Arlee chromosome 2, USDA_OmykA_1.1, whole genome shotgun sequence contains the following coding sequences:
- the LOC110537803 gene encoding trypsin-2: MKTCLSSTMIGLIVLTLLGAAAAAPMDDRIVGGYECEAHSQPWQASLNIGYHFCGGSLINDQWIISAAHCWMNPWSQLAILGDHHIWEHEGTEQYMSVDAIYWHQSYDYQTLDHDIMLLKLAHPVTLNKFVKPIALPTACPKAGDMCVVSGWGNIYTDSVFNPFNLQCVDIPILSKKACEESYPGQITDTMVCAGYLEGGKDACQGDSGGPLVCNGELHGIVSWGVGCAQPNYPGVYTKVCALLPWITEIITNY, encoded by the exons cGGCAGCTCCTATGGATGACAGGATCGTGGGGGGTTATGAGTGTGAGGCTCACTCCCAGCCCTGGCAAGCCTCTCTGAACATCGGCTACCACTTCTGTGGCGGCTCCCTCATTAATGACCAGTGGATCATCTCTGCCGCCCACTGCTGGATGAA tccttGGAGTCAGCTTGCTATCCTGGGTGACCACCACATCTGGGAGCACGAGGGAACGGAGCAGTACATGTCTGTGGACGCCATCTACTGGCACCAGAGCTATGACTACCAGACCCTGGACCACGACATTATGCTGTTGAAGCTGGCCCACCCTGTCACTCTCAACAAGTTTGTCAAGCCCATCGCCCTGCCCACAGCCTGCCCCAAGGCCGGGGACATGTGTGTGGTGTCTGGATGGGGAAACATCTACACTGACTCTG tgtTCAACCCATTTAACCTGCAGTGTGTGGACATCCCCATCCTGTCTAAGAAGGCCTGTGAGGAGTCCTACCCTGGCCAGATTACTGATACCATGGTGTGTGCCGGATACCTGGAGGGAGGCAAGGACGCCTGTCAG ggtGACTCCGGCGGTCCCCTGGTGTGTAACGGAGAGCTGCATGGCATCGTGTCCTGGGGTGTTGGCTGTGCCCAGCCCAACTATCCTGGTGTCTACACCAAGGTCTGTGCCCTGCTGCCCTGGATCACTGAGATCATCACCAACTACTAG